From a single Bacillus pumilus genomic region:
- a CDS encoding PTS fructose transporter subunit IIABC, which translates to MKITELLTKHTIKLQLDSQQKEAVIEELVTVLDTAGKLNDKEGYKAAVINREKQSSTGIGEGIAIPHAKTASVKEPAIAFGRSTSGVDYESLDAQPSHLVFMIAATEGANNTHLEALSRLSTLLMREEIRKQLLEAASEDEIIDIINTHDKDDEEEEEVQEEPATSGKPAKILAVTACPTGIAHTFMAADALKEKAKEMGVDIKVETNGSGGIKHALTAKEIEEAPAIIVAADKQVEMERFKGKHVIEVPVTAGIRRPQELIEKAVNQDAPIYKGSGGSSSKEDKESSGKGRSGFYKHLMSGVSNMLPFVVGGGILVAISFFWGINSADPKDPSFNSFAAVLKGIGGDNALALIVAVLAGFIAMSIADRPGFAPGMVGGFMASAAGAGFLGGLIAGFLAGYIVVLLKKVFTFVPQSLDGIKPVLLYPLFGIFFTGIIMHYIVNTPVKMVMDGLTHWLESLGTGNLVLMGIILAGMMAIDMGGPINKAAYTFGLAMIAAGNYAPHAAIMAGGMVPPLGIALATTIFRNKFSKRDREAGITCYFMGAAFITEGAIPFAAADPLRVIPSAVIGAAVAGGLTEFFRVTLPAPHGGLFVFWVTNHPVLYIISILIGAVVTAILLGILKKPVKLEA; encoded by the coding sequence ATGAAAATTACAGAACTACTCACGAAGCATACGATTAAGCTTCAATTAGACAGCCAGCAGAAAGAAGCAGTCATTGAAGAACTAGTCACGGTTTTAGATACAGCAGGCAAGCTAAATGATAAAGAAGGCTACAAAGCAGCAGTGATCAACCGTGAAAAACAGAGCTCTACTGGTATTGGTGAAGGAATTGCTATCCCTCACGCCAAAACAGCAAGCGTAAAAGAGCCTGCCATTGCATTTGGCCGCTCGACTTCTGGTGTAGATTATGAATCACTAGACGCGCAGCCGAGTCATCTTGTCTTTATGATTGCAGCGACTGAAGGCGCAAACAACACACACTTAGAAGCACTTTCTCGTTTATCAACACTTCTCATGCGTGAGGAAATTCGCAAGCAACTTCTTGAAGCAGCTAGTGAAGATGAAATCATCGATATCATCAATACGCATGACAAGGACGATGAAGAAGAAGAGGAAGTTCAAGAAGAGCCGGCTACATCAGGAAAACCAGCTAAAATTTTAGCAGTAACAGCTTGCCCAACAGGTATTGCCCATACATTCATGGCAGCAGATGCTTTGAAAGAAAAAGCAAAAGAAATGGGCGTTGACATTAAAGTTGAAACAAATGGCTCTGGCGGTATTAAACATGCCCTTACAGCAAAAGAAATCGAAGAAGCCCCAGCTATCATTGTAGCAGCGGACAAGCAAGTTGAAATGGAACGCTTTAAAGGCAAGCATGTCATTGAAGTACCTGTGACAGCTGGAATCCGCCGTCCTCAAGAATTAATTGAAAAAGCGGTCAATCAAGATGCGCCGATTTATAAAGGCTCTGGCGGCAGTTCTTCAAAAGAAGATAAAGAATCATCTGGCAAAGGGAGAAGTGGTTTCTACAAGCACTTAATGAGTGGCGTAAGTAACATGCTTCCATTTGTTGTCGGAGGCGGTATCCTTGTTGCGATTTCATTCTTCTGGGGAATTAACTCAGCAGATCCGAAAGACCCTTCATTTAATTCATTTGCAGCTGTATTAAAAGGAATTGGCGGAGATAATGCGCTTGCCTTAATCGTTGCTGTATTAGCCGGATTTATTGCGATGAGTATTGCTGATCGTCCAGGTTTTGCGCCAGGTATGGTCGGTGGATTTATGGCATCAGCAGCAGGGGCAGGATTCCTAGGTGGACTTATTGCAGGTTTCCTTGCTGGTTACATCGTTGTGTTACTTAAAAAAGTATTCACATTTGTACCGCAGTCACTTGACGGAATTAAACCGGTTCTGCTGTATCCATTGTTCGGTATTTTCTTCACAGGTATTATCATGCATTACATTGTCAATACACCAGTAAAAATGGTGATGGACGGATTAACACACTGGCTTGAATCATTAGGTACTGGAAACCTTGTCTTAATGGGAATTATTTTAGCAGGTATGATGGCGATTGATATGGGTGGACCGATTAACAAAGCGGCTTACACATTTGGTCTTGCGATGATTGCTGCTGGTAACTACGCACCGCATGCTGCGATCATGGCAGGCGGAATGGTACCACCACTAGGGATTGCGCTTGCAACAACAATCTTTAGAAATAAATTCTCAAAACGTGACCGAGAAGCAGGGATTACATGCTACTTTATGGGAGCTGCCTTCATCACTGAAGGGGCGATCCCGTTTGCAGCGGCTGATCCTCTGCGCGTGATTCCCTCTGCTGTCATTGGCGCAGCAGTGGCTGGCGGATTAACGGAGTTCTTTAGAGTCACGCTTCCTGCACCACACGGCGGACTATTCGTTTTCTGGGTAACAAATCATCCAGTGCTTTATATCATCAGCATCTTAATCGGTGCCGTAGTAACAGCGATTTTACTTGGTATTTTGAAAAAACCAGTGAAACTAGAAGCGTAA
- the lepB gene encoding signal peptidase I encodes MQSDAKQAKTEKKSSLFEWIKAILIALALVLLIRTFIFEPYVVEGESMEPTLHDGEKLFVNKTINYLGGVKRGDIVIINGKDGQKIHYVKRLIGLPGDTIEMKDDTLYINGKKVDEPYLKENKAHAKEYEVHLTGDFGPVKVPKNDYFVMGDNRLNSMDSRNGLGLIEKDRIVGTSEFVFFPFGDIRQTK; translated from the coding sequence ATTCAATCTGATGCAAAGCAAGCCAAAACAGAGAAGAAAAGTTCACTGTTTGAATGGATCAAAGCCATTTTAATTGCACTTGCGCTCGTCTTGCTCATCCGTACGTTTATATTTGAACCGTATGTGGTGGAAGGAGAGTCAATGGAACCAACTCTACATGACGGTGAGAAGCTGTTTGTCAACAAAACCATTAACTATCTCGGTGGTGTCAAACGAGGTGACATCGTGATTATTAATGGAAAAGACGGCCAGAAAATTCATTATGTAAAACGATTGATTGGCCTTCCAGGAGATACGATTGAAATGAAGGATGACACGCTTTACATCAATGGTAAAAAAGTAGATGAACCTTATTTAAAAGAGAACAAGGCGCATGCAAAAGAGTATGAAGTGCATTTGACAGGGGATTTTGGTCCAGTGAAAGTACCGAAAAACGATTACTTTGTCATGGGGGACAACAGACTGAATTCCATGGACAGCAGAAATGGGCTTGGACTCATTGAAAAGGATCGGATCGTCGGGACATCAGAATTTGTTTTCTTCCCATTTGGTGACATTCGGCAAACAAAATAA